One Colius striatus isolate bColStr4 chromosome 7, bColStr4.1.hap1, whole genome shotgun sequence DNA segment encodes these proteins:
- the DBX1 gene encoding homeobox protein DBX1, with protein MMFPSLIAPPAVYPSLLRPTPTLTLPQSLQSAFSSHSSFLVEDLIRISRPTSYLPRTAPPPSMSPPTSAARTDSGTPELTGSTNAAGSRRICSPPTSSSDSTFLKFGVNAILSSAPRAETSPALLQSVPPKTFSFPYFEGSFQPFIRSSYFPAASTVVPIPGTFSWPLAARGKPRRGMLRRAVFSDVQRKALEKMFQKQKYISKPDRKKLAAKLGLKDSQVKIWFQNRRMKWRNSKERELLSSGGCREQTLPTKFNPHPDLSDVGKKCSGEEEEEEIPPVCPPSPRHHLTYHQTPEHLHLRDRLDSQMSPSPSHSSSPSKPSDFSDSEEEDDEGEEEEEEITVS; from the exons ATGATGTTCCCCAGCCTCATCGCCCCGCCGGCCGTCTACCCCAGCCTCCTGCGCCCGACTCCCACCCTCACCTTGCCTCAGTCGCTGCAGTCGGCTTTTTCCAGCCATTCCAGCTTCCTGGTGGAAGATTTGATCCGGATCAGCAGACCTACCAGTTACCTGCCCAGGACTGCCCCTCCGCCCAGCATGTCCCCGCCAACCTCGGCGGCCAGGACGGACTCGGGGACGCCGGAGCTCACGGGCTCCACCAACGCCGCCGGCTCCCGGAGGATCTGTTCGCCACCGACTTCCAGCAGCGACTCCACTTTCCTGAAGTTTGGAGTCAACGCCATCCTCTCCTCCGCCCCCCGCGCCG AAACTTCCCCTGCGTTGCTTCAGAGCGTCCCTCCAAAGACTTTCTCCTTTCCGTACTTTGAAGGATCCTTCCAGCCCTTTATCAGATCGTCCTATTTCCCAG CTGCCTCCACCGTggtccccatccctggcacCTTCTCCTGGCCGCTGGCCGCCCGTGGCAAGCCCCGCCGGGGCATGCTGCGCCGCGCCGTCTTCTCCGACGTGCAGCGCAAGGCTCTCGAGAAGATGTTCCAGAAGCAGAAGTACATCAGCAAACCCGACAGGAAGAAGTTGGCGGCCAAGCTGGGCCTCAAAGACTCGCAG GTGAAGATCTGGTTCCAGAACAGGAGAATGAAGTGGAGGAACTCCAAAGAGCGAGAGCTCCTCTCTTCTGGTGGCTGCAGAGAACAAACCCTACCCACCAAGTTTAATCCTCATCCAGACCTCAGTGATGTAGGCAAGAAATGttcaggagaggaggaagaggaagaaataccCCCTGTGTGCCCACCCAGCCCCCGACATCACTTAACCTACCACCAGACTCCAGAACATCTACACTTGAGGGACAGACTGGACTCCCAGATGTCTCCTTCTCCATCCCATTCTAGCAGCCCCAGCAAACCTTCAGACTTCTCAGACTCAGAGGAAGAGGATGATgaaggggaagaggaagaggaggagataaCCGTCTCTTAG